The genomic stretch TCCTGGGGCACGGGCGCTGGCGGCTGAGTTTTTACGGCCAGGGCAACCACGCCGGCACCACGCTGATGATCGACCGTGCCGATCCCATGATTGCCGCGGCCCAGTTGGTGCTGAAGGTAAGGGAGCTGGCCACGGCGACCCCGGAGGCCCGGGCCACCGTGGGGCGGATTGAACCCGTGCCCGGCGGCACCAACGTGATCGCCTCACGGGTTGATCTCTGGCTTGATGCCCGCCACCCCGATGATGCCACCACGGCCCTGCTGGTTCAAAAGATCCACGGGCAGGCCCAGCGGATCGCCGCCTTTGAGGGCTGCACCGTGAAACTCACCGAGGAATCCCTCTCCGGGACGGTGAGCTTTGATGCCTCGCTGACCCGGACGCTGAGTCAATCTGTCCACCGCTTAATCCCCACCGCTCCCTTGCTGCCCACCGGGGCCGGGCACGACGCGGGAGTTCTTGCCGCCCATGTGCCCTCCGGCATGATCTACGTGCGCAACCCCTCGGGCATCAGCCACTCACCGGAGGAATACGTGGAAGATGATGACGTAGATGCCGGTGTCCTGGCACTGGCCGATGCCCTAGAGGATCTGCTGTGAGCCAGCCGCCGAGCACCCAGTTGAACACACCGGAGAACAGCGTGCGGGTCCCGGCGCCGGTGAACGCCCATTCCCACGCGTTTCACCGGATCCTGCGCGGGCGGACCCATGAGGGCGCCGATGGTGCGGCCGGAGACTTTTGGACCTGGCGCGAGCACATGTACGCCGCCGCCGCGTCGCTCACCCCGGCGGCGTATCAGCAGCTGGCCACCGCCGTTTTTGCGGAGATGGTGGTCGCTGGCTATAGCGCCGTGGGGGAGTTTCACTACCTGCACCACCAACCCGGTGGGCAACCCTATGGCAGCAGTGGTCACGGGGAGCCGCATGCCATGGAACTGGCCCTGGGCCGCGCCGCCCTGGCAGTGGGGATCCGCCTGGTGCTCCTTGATACCTGCTATCTCCACGGCGGGCTCACGTTGGAGGGAGAGGTGTTGGCACTTGATGACACGCAGCAGCGTTTCAGCGATCGCTCCGTCGAGGGCTGGCTACTGCGCCATGAGAGCCTAGCTACCGCGCTGGCGGAGCTTGATGCCGGGGCCGGGTTGCTGAGCCTCGGTGCCGCGGTGCACTCGGTGCGTGCCGTGATACCGAGTGATCTGGCCATCATCGCGGCCCGGTTGGACCCCGGACTGCCGCTGCACGTGCATCTTTCGGAGCAACCGGCGGAGAACCATGCCTGCGCCGCCGCCTATGGCACGAGCCCCACGGGGTTGCTCGAGCAGGCGGGACTGCTTGGCGCGCGGCTCTCGGCGGTTCACGCCACCCACCTGGAAGAAACAGATATCCGAGCCCTGGGCGCTGCCCGAGCCGGGATCGTGATGTGCCCAACCACCGAGGCTGACCTGGGTGATGGGATTGGCCCGGCCCGGGAACTTGCCGACGCCGGTGCGCACCTGTCCCTGGGCAGTGACCAGCATGCGGTGCTCGATCCGTACCTGGAGCAGCGCGCCCT from Paeniglutamicibacter sp. Y32M11 encodes the following:
- a CDS encoding formimidoylglutamate deiminase, with translation MSQPPSTQLNTPENSVRVPAPVNAHSHAFHRILRGRTHEGADGAAGDFWTWREHMYAAAASLTPAAYQQLATAVFAEMVVAGYSAVGEFHYLHHQPGGQPYGSSGHGEPHAMELALGRAALAVGIRLVLLDTCYLHGGLTLEGEVLALDDTQQRFSDRSVEGWLLRHESLATALAELDAGAGLLSLGAAVHSVRAVIPSDLAIIAARLDPGLPLHVHLSEQPAENHACAAAYGTSPTGLLEQAGLLGARLSAVHATHLEETDIRALGAARAGIVMCPTTEADLGDGIGPARELADAGAHLSLGSDQHAVLDPYLEQRALEHAERLRSGKRGRFSPTEISTVARAGGLRSLGLAENDDFLVVRTDSVRTAGSRPAQLPLAATAADISEVHINGELVASHGIHTRLGDPAALYATFFSHHPEFS